The proteins below are encoded in one region of Apium graveolens cultivar Ventura chromosome 4, ASM990537v1, whole genome shotgun sequence:
- the LOC141718381 gene encoding secreted RxLR effector protein 161-like has translation MDTPMSKGDKFSLKQFPKNELEIREMQRIPYPSAVGSLMYAQVCTLHDITFIVGMLGRYLSNPGMAQWKAAKRVSRYLKKTKDYMLIYRESDHLEVIEYSDSDFEGCKDERKSTSGYVYLLDG, from the coding sequence ATGGATACACCCATGTCTAAGGGAGACAAATTTAGTCTCAAACAGTTTCCCAAGAATGAACTTGAGATAAGGGAAATGCAAAGGATACCATATCCATCGGCAGTGGGAAGCCTAATGTATGCTCAAGTTTGTACTCTTCATGACATAACATTCATTGTTGGAATGTTGGGAAGATATTTGAGTAATCCGGGAATGGCGCAATGGAAAGCAGCGAAACGAGTCTCACGGTatttgaagaaaacaaaagacTATATGCTCATATACAGGGAATCAGATCATCTAGAAGTCATTGAATATTCAGATTCTGACTTTGAAGGATGTAAAGATGAAAGAAAATCTACTTCAGGCTATGTTTATCTACTGGATGGTTGA